A window of the Synechococcus sp. LTW-R genome harbors these coding sequences:
- the sufR gene encoding iron-sulfur cluster biosynthesis transcriptional regulator SufR — MSVSAQAPTREAALSLMLRQGELTAAQLAETLQVSVQVMRRHLRSLEEEGLVEASPSSEGQGRPSNRWRLTTRGRGHFPNGSEHFALGLLSSMTANLPSGMVEELLERQASEKAEDYRQQIGEGTVPERLERLVELRRGEGYVAEFHAEPGQNSWVLSEFHCSVQSIAQQFPCVCEQELELIRHTFPDCQVDRVHWLLEGNQACGFRLAPS, encoded by the coding sequence ATGAGCGTCTCCGCCCAGGCACCTACCCGCGAAGCCGCTCTGAGCCTGATGTTGCGGCAGGGTGAGCTCACGGCAGCCCAGCTCGCCGAGACCCTGCAGGTGTCCGTCCAGGTCATGCGGCGCCATTTGCGCTCCTTAGAAGAAGAGGGATTGGTCGAGGCCAGTCCATCCAGCGAAGGCCAGGGCCGGCCCAGCAACCGCTGGCGACTCACCACCCGTGGCCGCGGGCATTTCCCCAACGGCAGCGAGCACTTCGCCTTGGGTCTCCTCAGCTCGATGACCGCCAATCTGCCCAGCGGCATGGTGGAAGAGCTGCTCGAGCGGCAGGCCAGCGAGAAGGCCGAGGACTACCGCCAGCAAATCGGAGAGGGCACGGTTCCCGAACGGCTGGAGCGGCTGGTGGAGCTGCGGCGGGGCGAGGGTTACGTCGCCGAATTCCACGCCGAACCCGGGCAGAACAGCTGGGTGCTCAGCGAGTTCCACTGCTCGGTCCAATCCATTGCCCAGCAATTCCCCTGCGTCTGCGAGCAGGAACTGGAACTGATTCGCCACACCTTCCCGGACTGCCAGGTCGATCGGGTGCACTGGTTACTCGAAGGCAACCAGGCCTGCGGCTTCCGGCTCGCGCCGAGCTGA